In the genome of Flavivirga spongiicola, one region contains:
- a CDS encoding DUF1573 domain-containing protein: MMNKKNMYLVIFIVLSFSCNSKTQKEEVLINNKLSSISFKNKLFDFGEIPAKKNATAIFEFSNTGENPLVITDVKTSCGCTVPEYPKDILKSGKSGSIKVIYDAKYPGRFNKTITVFYNGKDSPKKIIIKGEVPYPKDLNSSIN; the protein is encoded by the coding sequence ATGATGAATAAAAAGAATATGTATTTAGTCATTTTTATTGTGCTAAGTTTTTCATGTAATTCAAAAACACAAAAAGAAGAGGTTTTAATTAATAACAAATTATCATCTATTTCGTTTAAAAATAAACTTTTTGATTTCGGAGAAATCCCAGCCAAAAAAAATGCGACAGCTATATTCGAATTTTCAAATACAGGAGAAAACCCTTTAGTCATTACAGATGTAAAAACCAGTTGTGGTTGTACCGTTCCAGAATATCCTAAAGATATTTTAAAATCTGGTAAAAGTGGAAGTATAAAAGTAATTTACGATGCCAAATACCCGGGACGCTTTAATAAAACCATCACCGTATTTTATAATGGCAAAGATTCTCCAAAAAAAATAATTATAAAAGGAGAAGTACCTTACCCAAAGGATTTGAATAGTAGTATTAATTAG
- a CDS encoding O-antigen ligase family protein, whose product MIKTQNNFNKLSSRVKKVATFFILLFIIVLCIGLPQINITDYVQSTITSKFIVFALACLVIIGGGVALFVFSKLRTIQISKLDIILLFIIGYMSLNRYVIQSDYGFSIRYLELLGLSVVYVVLRIISYKNYIGILLAIVISGIIQAIYGNLQLFGYYGSNHSGFKLTGSFFNPGPYAGFLAAVWPITLGMYLFKEKIIEQVGPQIKGASKITKAILSSVFEYIPLLGIISVILVIPATHSRGAWLAVLISSLVLTEFRYHFIKHGIKKLNHIKKIALTILVLSVFFTGLLGVYHFKKGSSDGRLFIWKVSTEIIKDFPLTGVGFDKFKAHYMNYQAGYFVKHGETSEALVADNTYYAFNEWLQFVTENGLIGFLILVILMYTLLKIQVADKNRNLLLIIRGTLLSISVFALFSYPMQILPIKFVIIIGLSLMASLDIQKYTVFNRNKNSTPYKLLGLKTIALVFGILGILKGVTYIETLDSAFKTWKNGLTIYQYGDYQGAVDEYAKAYPILKKDGDFLMNYGKGLAMNKQNKEAAQVLEIAKQYLNTTIIETALGDAYKGVKQYNEAEMAYQDAANMIPIRFYPLYLQAKLFEESGENEKAVAIAKNILNKEIKVPSTAIKEIQAEMKRVIENNK is encoded by the coding sequence ATGATAAAAACACAAAATAACTTTAATAAGCTGTCTTCTAGAGTAAAAAAAGTTGCTACCTTTTTTATTCTTTTATTTATAATAGTACTGTGTATTGGGTTGCCTCAAATTAATATAACAGATTATGTACAATCTACTATAACCAGTAAGTTTATAGTTTTTGCTTTAGCTTGTTTAGTGATTATAGGAGGAGGGGTTGCACTATTTGTTTTTTCTAAACTAAGAACCATACAAATCTCTAAGTTAGATATCATTCTTCTATTTATTATCGGGTATATGAGTTTAAATCGTTATGTCATTCAATCTGATTATGGCTTTTCTATCCGTTATTTAGAGTTATTAGGTTTAAGCGTAGTATATGTTGTATTAAGAATCATATCATACAAAAACTATATTGGGATTTTATTGGCTATTGTTATTTCTGGAATCATTCAAGCTATTTATGGCAATCTACAATTATTTGGTTATTATGGTTCTAACCATTCCGGATTTAAATTAACAGGGAGTTTTTTCAACCCAGGGCCTTATGCTGGTTTCTTAGCAGCAGTTTGGCCTATTACCTTGGGAATGTATTTATTTAAAGAGAAAATTATAGAGCAGGTGGGGCCTCAAATTAAAGGTGCTTCAAAAATAACAAAGGCAATATTAAGTTCTGTTTTTGAGTATATCCCGCTTTTGGGAATTATTAGCGTTATATTGGTTATTCCAGCTACCCACTCCAGAGGAGCCTGGTTAGCGGTGCTAATAAGTAGTCTTGTTCTAACCGAGTTTCGATACCATTTTATAAAACATGGTATAAAAAAGTTAAATCACATTAAAAAGATAGCTTTAACAATTCTTGTTCTAAGTGTTTTTTTTACAGGGCTATTGGGAGTTTACCATTTTAAAAAAGGATCTTCAGATGGACGTTTATTTATCTGGAAGGTGTCCACAGAAATTATAAAAGATTTTCCTCTTACTGGAGTTGGTTTTGATAAGTTCAAGGCACATTACATGAACTACCAAGCCGGTTATTTTGTAAAACATGGTGAAACTTCTGAAGCTTTGGTAGCCGACAATACCTATTATGCCTTTAATGAATGGTTGCAATTTGTTACCGAAAATGGATTAATTGGCTTTTTAATATTGGTAATACTAATGTATACGCTGTTAAAAATACAAGTAGCTGATAAAAACAGGAACCTTTTATTAATAATAAGAGGAACGCTTTTATCGATAAGTGTTTTTGCTTTGTTTTCGTACCCCATGCAAATACTGCCTATAAAGTTTGTCATCATAATAGGTCTATCACTTATGGCAAGTTTGGATATACAGAAGTATACTGTTTTCAATAGGAACAAAAACAGTACACCCTATAAATTATTGGGACTGAAAACTATAGCCCTCGTGTTTGGCATACTAGGTATATTAAAGGGGGTTACTTATATAGAAACATTGGATTCAGCTTTTAAAACCTGGAAAAATGGACTTACTATATATCAATATGGAGATTACCAAGGGGCGGTTGATGAATATGCTAAAGCTTATCCAATATTAAAAAAGGATGGTGATTTTTTAATGAACTATGGTAAGGGGTTAGCAATGAATAAACAAAATAAAGAGGCAGCGCAAGTTTTAGAAATAGCCAAACAATATTTAAATACAACCATTATAGAAACTGCTTTAGGAGATGCTTATAAAGGGGTAAAACAATATAACGAAGCAGAAATGGCATATCAGGATGCTGCTAATATGATTCCTATTCGATTTTACCCGTTGTATTTACAAGCTAAACTGTTTGAAGAAAGTGGAGAGAATGAAAAAGCGGTAGCTATAGCGAAAAATATATTAAATAAGGAGATTAAAGTTCCCTCAACAGCTATTAAAGAGATACAGGCAGAAATGAAAAGAGTAATAGAAAATAACAAGTAA
- a CDS encoding TolC family protein: protein MKSQNSSSLQSPEKKVSLNDILNLANKNSLDAFKAKRKYGVNYWQYRSFKSSLLPKIDFEARPFTFNRALVERYDSQQNIDVFRQQQNLNSFANVSINQNIRTTGTSVFINSSFNRLKNSGDFDTESYNATPIRIGLIQPLMAFNRFKWEHKTAPLQYQKAKQDFIYELQTINLKTVDLFFNWALAKKKVDIAKENKVSAERLFKIGKRRYDLGAIEKNDLLNLELDVYNATTSLTQNGQALEKAKAALKLFLRDGLPDNVAPELPELISDMQIDIDQATNLAHTNNPDIINLKLKKVEASRDLDKAIKDNRFDLSLNASYGLNQRANTFRDAYGNLLDQQMVSVNFSIPILDWGERRGKIKTARMNKEVVDIEFQQEEDTFNQDITQKVMEFNIQKELVSGALKTSEIARQSYKITEKRFLSARVDLLNLTSARKAWQSATESYIQSLLNYWKLYYQVQQLTLYDFINDIPLKQDFDTVLEN, encoded by the coding sequence ATGAAGTCACAAAATTCATCTTCCCTACAGTCACCTGAAAAGAAAGTATCCCTTAACGATATATTAAACCTAGCCAACAAAAATTCGTTAGACGCCTTTAAAGCCAAACGTAAATACGGTGTTAACTATTGGCAATATAGATCGTTTAAATCCAGTTTGCTACCAAAAATTGATTTTGAAGCCCGCCCCTTTACTTTTAACAGGGCCTTGGTAGAACGTTATGACTCCCAACAAAATATCGATGTGTTCAGACAACAACAAAATTTAAACTCTTTCGCTAATGTATCCATAAACCAAAACATTAGGACTACGGGAACCAGTGTTTTTATAAATTCCAGTTTTAACAGGCTAAAGAACTCTGGAGATTTCGATACAGAAAGCTATAATGCCACCCCAATACGAATAGGGCTTATACAACCGCTAATGGCTTTTAACCGTTTTAAATGGGAACATAAAACCGCCCCATTGCAATATCAAAAAGCCAAGCAGGATTTTATTTATGAATTACAGACTATTAATTTAAAAACAGTCGATTTATTTTTTAATTGGGCCTTAGCCAAAAAAAAAGTTGACATTGCTAAAGAAAATAAAGTATCCGCCGAAAGGCTATTTAAAATAGGAAAGCGACGGTATGATTTAGGAGCTATAGAAAAGAATGACCTGCTTAATTTAGAGCTCGACGTTTATAATGCTACAACCAGTTTAACACAGAATGGACAAGCCTTAGAAAAAGCAAAAGCAGCTTTAAAACTGTTTTTAAGAGATGGGCTCCCAGACAATGTAGCTCCTGAATTACCAGAACTTATTTCAGATATGCAAATAGATATTGATCAGGCAACCAATTTGGCTCATACAAATAATCCAGATATCATCAATTTAAAACTAAAGAAAGTAGAAGCCTCTAGAGATTTAGATAAAGCCATTAAGGATAATCGGTTTGATTTATCATTAAATGCAAGCTATGGATTAAACCAACGAGCCAATACATTTAGAGATGCCTATGGTAATTTATTAGATCAGCAAATGGTATCTGTTAACTTTAGCATTCCCATTTTAGACTGGGGAGAACGTCGGGGAAAAATAAAGACAGCACGTATGAATAAGGAGGTCGTCGATATAGAGTTTCAACAAGAAGAAGATACCTTTAACCAAGATATTACTCAAAAAGTGATGGAATTTAATATCCAAAAAGAATTGGTGTCAGGTGCTTTAAAAACGAGTGAAATAGCCAGACAATCTTATAAAATTACCGAAAAGCGTTTTCTATCGGCACGAGTGGATTTATTGAATTTAACCAGTGCACGAAAAGCATGGCAATCAGCAACAGAAAGTTATATACAAAGCTTATTAAATTATTGGAAACTGTACTATCAGGTACAGCAGTTAACACTTTATGATTTTATTAATGATATACCCCTAAAACAGGATTTTGATACGGTTCTTGAAAATTAA
- a CDS encoding efflux RND transporter periplasmic adaptor subunit, which translates to MFKKAKLFIYVKGLFILLAIMISSCKKEEAKAQEDLIEKRQYLPEKNEVDVIVLKQETFKKEIISNGKLVALQKNHLKFDVSENLEQLLVKNGDYVKKRQTLAILKTFTYQQALTKAKINLKKAELEFHDKLVGRGYETFNKDSIPSEEYEMVAIRSGYKDALHDLENADFNLKATKLIAPFNGKIATIKSKQHEQVSAGTEVMTIINDAVFEVEFYLIESEVSEISVNGSIEVTPFALNKTYQGHIVSINPQVEKDGTILVKAKVKNDGQLLEGMNVKVFIQKDIPNQFVVPKASVVLRDNQEVLFTLKSDKVYWTYVQTTNENSHQYAVIPHPDKSSATLKSGDTIVVSDNLNLAHDSEVTIKNLKE; encoded by the coding sequence ATGTTTAAAAAAGCAAAGTTATTTATCTATGTAAAAGGATTATTCATTCTTTTAGCTATTATGATATCTTCATGTAAAAAAGAAGAAGCGAAAGCTCAGGAAGACCTTATAGAAAAAAGGCAATATTTACCTGAAAAAAATGAGGTTGATGTCATAGTTTTAAAACAAGAAACTTTTAAAAAAGAAATTATTAGTAATGGTAAACTGGTAGCACTTCAAAAAAACCATTTAAAGTTTGATGTCAGTGAAAATCTAGAGCAATTATTGGTGAAAAATGGGGACTATGTAAAAAAAAGACAAACCTTGGCTATTTTAAAAACTTTTACCTATCAGCAAGCCCTTACCAAAGCTAAAATCAACTTAAAAAAAGCTGAGTTGGAGTTTCATGATAAATTAGTAGGTCGTGGCTATGAAACTTTTAATAAAGATAGTATACCAAGCGAAGAATATGAGATGGTTGCCATACGTTCTGGTTATAAAGACGCCCTTCATGACTTAGAAAATGCAGACTTTAATCTAAAAGCCACTAAGCTAATAGCACCGTTTAATGGTAAAATAGCCACCATTAAAAGTAAACAGCACGAGCAAGTTAGTGCCGGTACAGAGGTAATGACTATAATAAACGATGCTGTTTTTGAAGTAGAATTTTACTTAATAGAATCTGAGGTTTCAGAAATATCAGTAAATGGAAGCATTGAGGTAACTCCTTTTGCTTTAAATAAAACCTACCAAGGTCATATAGTAAGTATAAATCCTCAAGTAGAAAAAGACGGCACCATTCTGGTAAAAGCCAAAGTGAAAAATGATGGCCAATTATTAGAGGGTATGAATGTAAAAGTATTTATTCAAAAAGATATTCCCAATCAATTTGTAGTACCTAAAGCCTCTGTTGTATTACGAGATAATCAAGAAGTGTTATTTACTCTAAAGTCGGATAAAGTGTATTGGACCTATGTGCAAACCACTAACGAAAACAGTCATCAATATGCAGTAATACCGCATCCCGATAAAAGTAGTGCGACCTTAAAATCAGGAGACACTATTGTCGTTTCCGATAATTTAAATTTAGCACACGATAGTGAGGTAACTATTAAAAATCTAAAAGAGTAA
- a CDS encoding efflux RND transporter permease subunit has product MVKFLIRKPIAVLMTALGVLILGMYAFGFIPVSLMPDIDIPEITVQVSAEDMSARQLEDVVVKSLRRKLMQLSHLKDIKSETTNETGVIRLRFNHETKIDYSFIEVNEKIDRAMGSFPKTMKRPKVIKASATDIPVFYLSMTLKKDNPSSTLDKELYPVSQDFVNFNRFTDQVIRKRIEQVSEVAMVDVSGLVAPEILIIPDYKKITALGLSLDALESAIKKYDLEIGSLLIKDSQYQYDVRLGNNLNNIQEIKDIYIHKNNRVYQLKELAEVLEHPQKRTGLVLSDGKEAVTMAIIKQSDARMGDLKESLNKLLEHFKTDYPNIDFSITRDQTKLLDYAINNLFQSLLWGMLLAFGIMFLFLKNVKSPLLIGITIPTSIIICLLFFQLFEISINIISLSGLVLGIGLMIDNSIIVIDNITQFRDQGYKLTQACIKGTNEVIKPLLSSALTTCAVFLPLVFLSGVSGALFYDQAMAVSIGLFASFLVSITLLPVLYRLFHYKDSKKIGRITRFLTKTNTLDYAALYEKGFRWVMRKQKLSWSLSLVLLVVALVLFTALPKTQMPHFTKTEVLLKIDWNQQIHVEENKKRILGLLNPIKETLINQTALVGNQQFILDKSTEARASETTLYLQCKTPKDLEAIKKNLQIAIQKEYPTALYAYKDVDNIFNLIFSEDEAPLTARLRNTENLGSSQNEALKTIWYQMQQHLGGLKLKPIVWQDYMELVADQEKLMTYGVSANTIFSTLKSAFNEREILSVVDNQNFVPVILGGETKQINTILQETPVMSQDSAVFHIKDFVKITSAKDLKTIRGGTEGEYYPLELDIESDQVDTKMRSIKEVVSKNNWYDVSFSGSFFSNKALMGELKIVLLISLVLLYFILASQFESFTLPLIILLEVPLDLAGAFLFLKLFGMSINLMSMIGIVVMSGIIINDSILKIDTIIQLQRQGYSLIKALLIAGQRRLKPILMTSLTTILALVPLLFSSGLGAELQAPLAIALIGGMLLGTLVSLYFIPLCYYYLAKIKIHAKK; this is encoded by the coding sequence ATGGTAAAATTTTTAATACGTAAACCCATAGCTGTTTTAATGACTGCCTTAGGTGTTCTTATTTTAGGGATGTATGCTTTCGGATTTATACCCGTATCGTTGATGCCCGATATTGATATCCCGGAGATCACCGTACAAGTATCGGCAGAAGATATGTCAGCAAGACAATTAGAGGACGTTGTAGTAAAGTCTCTCCGTAGAAAACTAATGCAACTCAGTCATTTAAAAGACATTAAAAGTGAAACCACTAACGAAACAGGCGTTATACGATTACGTTTTAACCATGAGACAAAAATAGACTATTCCTTTATAGAAGTCAACGAAAAGATAGACCGTGCTATGGGGAGTTTCCCCAAAACCATGAAACGTCCCAAGGTTATTAAAGCCAGTGCTACAGACATTCCGGTGTTTTATTTAAGTATGACCTTAAAAAAAGACAACCCATCATCAACATTAGATAAAGAGCTATATCCCGTATCTCAAGACTTTGTAAATTTCAATCGATTTACAGATCAAGTCATTCGTAAACGTATTGAACAAGTCAGTGAAGTGGCTATGGTCGATGTTAGTGGACTAGTAGCTCCGGAAATTTTAATTATACCAGACTATAAAAAGATCACTGCTTTAGGTCTTAGTTTAGATGCATTAGAAAGCGCTATTAAAAAATACGATCTAGAAATAGGAAGCCTGCTCATTAAAGACAGTCAGTATCAATACGATGTCCGTTTAGGAAACAACCTGAATAACATCCAGGAAATAAAAGACATCTATATTCATAAAAACAACCGGGTCTATCAATTAAAAGAATTGGCTGAGGTATTGGAACATCCGCAAAAACGAACCGGTTTGGTGCTCTCTGATGGCAAAGAAGCCGTGACCATGGCCATTATTAAACAAAGTGATGCCCGTATGGGAGATTTAAAAGAGTCTTTAAATAAACTTTTAGAGCACTTTAAGACCGACTACCCTAATATTGATTTTAGTATTACCAGAGACCAAACCAAGCTATTAGACTATGCCATAAACAATCTATTTCAAAGTTTGTTATGGGGGATGCTCTTAGCTTTTGGGATTATGTTTTTGTTCTTGAAAAATGTAAAATCTCCCTTATTAATAGGTATTACCATTCCAACATCTATTATTATTTGCCTGTTATTTTTTCAGCTATTTGAAATCTCAATCAATATCATTTCATTATCAGGGCTAGTTTTAGGTATTGGACTTATGATAGACAATTCCATTATCGTTATCGATAATATCACACAATTTAGAGACCAAGGGTATAAGCTTACCCAAGCCTGTATAAAGGGTACCAATGAAGTTATAAAACCTTTATTAAGTTCTGCACTAACTACTTGTGCCGTATTTTTACCCTTAGTGTTTTTAAGCGGTGTAAGCGGCGCTTTATTTTATGATCAAGCCATGGCGGTAAGCATCGGCTTATTTGCATCATTTTTAGTGTCCATTACCTTATTACCAGTTTTATATCGACTATTTCATTATAAAGATTCAAAAAAAATAGGGCGTATCACTCGGTTTCTTACCAAAACAAATACTTTGGATTATGCAGCCCTATATGAAAAAGGTTTTCGTTGGGTGATGAGAAAACAAAAACTCTCTTGGAGTTTATCTCTGGTATTATTGGTAGTAGCCCTAGTATTATTTACAGCATTACCTAAAACCCAAATGCCTCATTTTACAAAAACAGAAGTCCTTTTAAAAATAGATTGGAACCAGCAAATTCATGTAGAAGAAAACAAAAAACGAATCCTAGGCCTCTTAAACCCTATAAAAGAAACCCTAATCAATCAAACTGCTTTAGTAGGAAACCAACAATTTATTTTAGACAAAAGCACGGAGGCCAGAGCTTCAGAAACCACGCTCTATTTACAATGTAAAACACCAAAAGATTTAGAAGCGATAAAGAAAAATTTACAAATTGCCATTCAGAAGGAATACCCGACCGCATTATATGCCTATAAAGATGTTGATAATATATTCAACCTGATATTTTCTGAAGACGAAGCCCCATTAACAGCACGTTTGCGGAATACCGAAAATTTAGGCAGTAGTCAAAATGAAGCCCTTAAAACTATATGGTACCAAATGCAGCAACATTTAGGAGGCTTAAAACTAAAACCTATCGTCTGGCAAGATTATATGGAGCTGGTAGCTGATCAGGAAAAACTGATGACTTATGGTGTAAGTGCCAATACCATATTTAGTACTTTAAAAAGCGCTTTTAATGAACGTGAAATACTCTCGGTAGTCGATAACCAGAATTTTGTTCCTGTAATTTTAGGAGGTGAAACAAAACAAATCAATACCATTTTGCAGGAGACCCCTGTAATGTCCCAAGACAGTGCCGTATTTCATATTAAAGACTTTGTAAAAATTACATCAGCAAAGGATTTAAAAACCATTAGAGGTGGTACAGAAGGCGAGTACTATCCCTTAGAGTTAGATATAGAATCCGACCAAGTTGATACAAAGATGCGTAGCATTAAAGAAGTTGTTAGCAAAAACAATTGGTATGACGTAAGCTTTTCTGGAAGCTTTTTTAGTAATAAGGCATTAATGGGCGAATTAAAAATAGTTTTATTAATATCTCTGGTACTACTCTATTTTATTTTAGCCTCTCAATTTGAATCCTTTACGCTACCATTAATTATATTATTAGAAGTGCCTTTAGATTTAGCAGGCGCTTTCTTGTTTCTAAAACTATTCGGGATGAGTATTAATCTGATGTCTATGATTGGTATTGTGGTGATGAGTGGTATCATCATTAATGATTCTATTTTAAAAATAGATACCATCATCCAGTTACAACGCCAAGGCTATTCCTTAATAAAAGCCCTATTAATAGCTGGACAACGTAGATTGAAACCTATTCTGATGACCAGTTTAACCACGATATTGGCACTGGTACCTCTATTGTTTTCAAGCGGTTTGGGTGCAGAATTGCAAGCCCCGTTAGCCATCGCCCTAATAGGAGGGATGCTCTTAGGAACTTTGGTAAGCCTGTACTTTATTCCGTTATGTTATTATTATCTCGCAAAAATTAAAATCCATGCTAAAAAATAA